A window of Streptomyces sp. Je 1-332 genomic DNA:
GCCGGTTGACGCGCGGCTCGACGCCTTCTTCGCGGTGGCCGTCAGTGCTCCGGAGGAGCCGAGTGCCTGCTGCATGCTCAGCAACAGCGCGTGGTCGTTCTCCAGCGTCCGCAACTGTTCCTGCAGCGCTGTCAGCTGAGCCCCGACGCGCTCCTGCTCCTTGCGGTTGGTCTCGAGATCGGCGGTTACGCGTGCGGCGTATTGGGCCTGAACTCCGGCAGATTCCGGCTGAACGTCCGACATGACATTGACCTTTTCGTGAGCGCACACGGTCGTGCGGATGGTGGGTCGTGCTCACGACTGAGCACTCCTGAAGGGGGGCGCACTTGATGCACCCATGAATGTTGGCTGCCCAACCTGCAACAGCAGTAACTCATGTGTGAGCAGTGAAGGCTACGTTCTGGCGTCCACCGACGAATACACGGAATGAAAAGTGACCCACACCTCCACATCATGTCGATCTCGCGTTCGAAAATGAGGTAGTCGGCGCCTCGGAAAGCATGCGTCCTCCTCGCAAAGCATGCGTTCCGAGCGGAAAGCATGCGCCCTGGGGGGAGTTGCCATGGTGGAGGGAGACACAACACCTCGGCGCTCGCCGTCAGGTGACCGCCAACCCCATCCGCCGGACCGCCTCGGTGACGACCTCCGGCGACGCGGCAAGGTTGAGGCGGACGAAACCGTCGCCGCCCGTTCCGAAGGTGCTGCCCGAGTTCAGAGCGACGCGGCCACGCTGCAAGAAGACCTCGGCCGGGTCGCCGCCGAGCCCCAGTCCCCGGCAGTCCAGCCAGGCCAGGAAGGTGCCCTCCGCCGGCGTATAGCCAATGGCCGGCAGGTGCTCGGACAGGAGGGCGGCCAGCAGTCGGCGGTTGTCGTCAAGGCCGTCGAGCAGCCCGTCGAGCCATGCGCCGCCGTCCCGCAGGGCCGTCGTATGGGCGATGACCCCGAGGTGGCTCGGGCCATGGCTGACCTCTTCGGGCATGCGGGCGAGGTCGCTGGCGGCCTCGGGACCGGCGATGGCGAGGGCGGCCTTGAGTCCGGCCAGGTTCCAGGCCTTCGACGCCGACATCAGCGACAGCCCGTTCTCCGCACCCGCCACGCTCAGGAAGGGCACGAACGACACGCCAGACGCCACGATCGGGGAGTGGATCTCGTCCGCCACGACGCGTACCCCGTGCTCGCGAGCCAGGTGGGCGATCCGCGCCAACTCGGCGGCGGTGTGCACTGTTCCGGTCGGGTTGTGCGGGCTGCACAGCAGGTACACCGGCCGGGCGGCGCCCCGAGCCGCACGCCGGAACACCTCCTCCAGGACGTCGAAGTCGATGCGCAGGTCCGGCCCGAGCGGCGACTCGACGACGAGCCGGTCCAGGTGGCCCACGAACTGATAGAAGGGCGGATACACGGGGGAGTTGACGATGACGGGATCGCCGGGCGACGAGACCAGCTTGAGCATCTCGACGATGCCGAGCATCACGTCGGGCACGATCGCCGTACGCTCGA
This region includes:
- a CDS encoding MalY/PatB family protein, with amino-acid sequence MENVSRDVDGPESTNTNPLRRLSLEQLRRRTSMKWRTYPHDVLPLWVAELDVPLAEPVAEAITEAVALGDTGYPAGTAYAEALAEFSRKRWGWDGLAVERTAIVPDVMLGIVEMLKLVSSPGDPVIVNSPVYPPFYQFVGHLDRLVVESPLGPDLRIDFDVLEEVFRRAARGAARPVYLLCSPHNPTGTVHTAAELARIAHLAREHGVRVVADEIHSPIVASGVSFVPFLSVAGAENGLSLMSASKAWNLAGLKAALAIAGPEAASDLARMPEEVSHGPSHLGVIAHTTALRDGGAWLDGLLDGLDDNRRLLAALLSEHLPAIGYTPAEGTFLAWLDCRGLGLGGDPAEVFLQRGRVALNSGSTFGTGGDGFVRLNLAASPEVVTEAVRRMGLAVT